In one window of Paenarthrobacter nicotinovorans DNA:
- a CDS encoding helix-turn-helix domain-containing protein, which translates to MRNPVHPPVPGSDAAELLQKRALAGHERLESLRIGVPEDIVGLRRLVRESWQRSASLQANPDVAEAPLAMDRDELEQYRRQHPLATIMPVIRKLLVQPSHDSGLLVAVGDDVGRLLWVDGDPVMQRRAEGMMFVAGADWSEASVGTSAPGTALALDRSIQISGAEHFKRSVHPWSCTAVPFHDPDSGAVLGVVDITGTETAVAPHTLSLVEATVAAAQAQLRIERLQLAAAVRDKPRRRSAAAASSPALYRNSLQLLGRDNALLSIAGRTVSLSARHSEILAILGNHPDGLSADDLCALLYPGDGSSVTLRAEMVRLRKVIQEISPDAVPESRPYRLPVELLPDSGQVLNCLQRGAHRIALEIYKGALLPRSEAPGVVQLRERVSHLLREALLSDGSVDSLLKYAELPEAKYDVDLRLAVLKLLPPRSPKRAAVVADLERIDVELKA; encoded by the coding sequence CAGAAGCGTGCCCTGGCCGGCCATGAACGCCTCGAATCCTTGCGCATTGGCGTGCCGGAAGATATCGTCGGGCTGCGCCGGCTGGTCCGGGAATCCTGGCAGCGTTCGGCGAGTCTCCAGGCCAACCCCGACGTCGCCGAAGCCCCCTTGGCGATGGACCGCGATGAGCTGGAGCAGTACCGCCGGCAGCACCCTTTGGCCACCATCATGCCCGTGATCAGGAAACTGCTGGTTCAGCCCAGCCATGACAGCGGTCTTCTCGTGGCCGTGGGGGACGACGTCGGGCGGCTCTTGTGGGTGGACGGCGATCCGGTGATGCAGCGGCGGGCCGAAGGCATGATGTTCGTGGCCGGCGCCGACTGGTCCGAAGCCTCCGTGGGCACCAGCGCACCCGGCACGGCACTCGCCCTCGACCGGAGCATCCAGATCTCCGGAGCCGAACATTTCAAGCGCTCCGTCCATCCCTGGAGCTGTACCGCGGTTCCCTTCCACGATCCCGATTCCGGCGCCGTGCTGGGCGTTGTGGACATCACCGGGACAGAAACGGCCGTGGCGCCGCACACCCTGTCCCTGGTGGAGGCGACGGTCGCAGCAGCCCAGGCGCAGCTGCGGATTGAACGGCTGCAGCTCGCAGCCGCCGTTCGCGACAAACCACGACGCCGGAGCGCGGCCGCCGCCTCAAGCCCCGCTTTGTACCGCAACAGCCTGCAGTTGCTGGGGCGTGACAATGCCCTGCTCAGCATCGCCGGCCGGACGGTCTCGTTGTCCGCACGGCACAGCGAAATCCTGGCCATCCTGGGCAACCATCCGGATGGACTGAGCGCCGATGACCTCTGCGCCCTGCTGTACCCGGGCGACGGTTCTTCCGTGACGCTCCGGGCGGAGATGGTGCGGCTCCGGAAAGTCATCCAGGAGATCAGCCCGGACGCGGTTCCCGAATCCCGCCCCTACAGGCTGCCGGTCGAGTTGCTTCCGGACTCCGGACAGGTCCTCAATTGCCTGCAGCGCGGCGCCCACCGCATTGCCCTGGAAATCTACAAAGGTGCGCTTTTGCCGCGTTCGGAGGCACCCGGCGTCGTGCAGTTGCGGGAGCGGGTGTCCCACCTGCTGCGGGAGGCACTGCTCAGCGACGGCAGCGTCGATTCGCTCCTCAAGTATGCGGAACTGCCCGAGGCGAAGTACGACGTCGACCTCCGCCTCGCCGTGCTGAAGCTGCTGCCGCCGCGCTCACCGAAGCGGGCGGCCGTGGTCGCCGATCTTGAGCGGATCGACGTCGAGTTGAAAGCGTGA